From Sphingobacterium sp. lm-10, the proteins below share one genomic window:
- a CDS encoding ImmA/IrrE family metallo-endopeptidase has translation MTVEELAALISKGKKKAVDKEDIYAGNIDLAYLKRIDKIFNKGLHYYLDPTSPNVEADASIFFRKHKFDVDLNFGAKKVVNQFEEFKISLSGIAKLADLKIHRILPIFKIENDAQNSAFEIRKILYPDFQNQPKEFLKSFISKLAEYNILVFEFVETWNKKEKANIDGFFLTPNVIVLKRQQVSFRREIFTLSHELGHYLLNKEEIEKLDVQDLSNKNLSKVERWCNDFAYHFLAGPENPIETIDAADPKNDYAFDIVENVSANTHLSKIALFTRLLYKKKISIKHYNMIKADFEEQFRQRQEEEKSKKEQDKLDGIKIRGSAPKPINSPLLISTIQTAFYEGVINEYDVCKTLNIKPDKLETILS, from the coding sequence ATGACAGTGGAGGAGCTTGCTGCGTTGATCAGTAAAGGCAAAAAGAAGGCTGTTGACAAAGAAGATATTTATGCTGGGAATATTGATCTCGCATATTTAAAGCGTATCGATAAAATTTTCAATAAGGGACTTCACTATTATCTCGATCCGACGTCGCCGAATGTTGAAGCAGATGCAAGTATATTTTTCAGAAAGCACAAATTCGATGTTGATTTAAATTTTGGTGCGAAGAAAGTTGTTAACCAATTTGAAGAATTTAAAATATCCCTGTCTGGTATCGCCAAATTAGCTGACTTGAAAATTCACCGAATATTACCAATTTTTAAAATTGAGAATGATGCTCAAAATTCAGCATTTGAAATTCGAAAGATCTTGTATCCAGATTTTCAAAATCAACCAAAAGAGTTTTTGAAATCTTTTATAAGCAAACTCGCTGAGTATAACATCTTGGTGTTTGAATTCGTGGAGACTTGGAATAAGAAGGAAAAAGCTAATATCGATGGCTTTTTCTTAACGCCCAATGTTATCGTTTTAAAGCGTCAGCAGGTGTCTTTTAGGCGTGAAATATTTACACTCAGTCACGAACTGGGGCACTACCTTCTTAATAAAGAAGAGATTGAAAAACTCGATGTTCAGGATTTGTCTAATAAGAATTTGAGCAAAGTGGAGCGTTGGTGCAACGATTTTGCTTATCATTTTTTAGCAGGTCCTGAAAATCCGATAGAAACTATCGACGCTGCCGATCCGAAGAACGACTATGCATTTGATATTGTTGAGAATGTATCAGCTAATACGCATCTAAGTAAAATTGCGCTATTCACTAGGTTGTTGTATAAAAAGAAGATTTCGATCAAACATTATAACATGATAAAAGCTGATTTTGAAGAGCAATTCAGACAGCGACAAGAGGAAGAAAAAAGTAAAAAGGAGCAGGACAAATTGGATGGTATAAAGATACGGGGTTCCGCTCCAAAGCCGATTAATTCGCCTTTACTGATATCAACTATTCAAACAGCATTCTATGAAGGGGTGATTAATGAATATGACGTTTGTAAAACCCTAAACATCAAACCTGATAAATTAGAAACGATATTGTCATGA
- a CDS encoding DUF4411 family protein, which translates to MTVVIDTNSLVSLVRYYLPFDVQDVLFAFIKQKIADGEIVIIDKVLEQCSYQSKGLVLNSLKYLTDKAFLKAAQVPTKTDEILPPSPAKFLRQVDNQFVNRVVRNRREITDAEYDVQKNHYLNDADMKMIIFCLHLKQKTSDRKILLVTEETEQSNDNKLFKKIPAICKELQIETCPLPDLLNLYKNEVKLEFK; encoded by the coding sequence ATGACGGTGGTAATCGATACAAACTCACTTGTTTCTTTGGTGCGCTATTACCTGCCATTTGACGTTCAAGATGTGCTTTTTGCTTTTATAAAACAAAAAATAGCAGATGGTGAAATTGTTATTATTGACAAAGTTCTTGAACAATGTTCCTATCAATCAAAAGGCCTTGTCTTAAATTCATTAAAATATTTAACTGATAAAGCTTTCCTAAAAGCTGCTCAAGTCCCGACAAAAACAGATGAGATTCTACCGCCTTCGCCGGCTAAATTTCTTCGGCAGGTTGATAATCAATTTGTAAATAGAGTTGTAAGAAATAGAAGAGAAATCACGGACGCGGAATATGATGTACAGAAAAATCATTATCTCAATGATGCTGATATGAAGATGATCATTTTTTGCTTACACTTGAAACAAAAAACGTCCGATAGGAAGATTTTACTTGTTACCGAAGAAACGGAACAAAGTAACGATAATAAGCTTTTTAAAAAAATTCCCGCAATTTGTAAAGAATTGCAAATTGAAACCTGTCCCCTTCCAGATTTACTGAATTTATATAAAAATGAGGTAAAACTAGAGT